A region from the Enterobacter roggenkampii genome encodes:
- the puuR gene encoding HTH-type transcriptional regulator PuuR — translation MSDDGLAPGKRLSEIRQQLGLSQRRAAELSGLTHSAISTIEQDKVSPAISTLQKLLKVYGLSLSEFFSEPEKPDEPQVVINQEDLIEIGSQGVSMKLVHNGNPNRTLAMIFETYQPGTTTGERIKHQGEEIGTILEGEILLTINGQQYHLVAGQSYAINTGIPHSFSNTSAGICRIISAHTPTTF, via the coding sequence ATGAGCGATGACGGACTGGCGCCAGGGAAACGTCTGTCTGAGATCCGCCAGCAGCTGGGTCTCTCGCAGCGGCGTGCCGCCGAACTGTCTGGGTTAACACACAGTGCCATCAGCACCATTGAGCAGGACAAAGTCAGTCCTGCTATCAGTACGCTGCAAAAGCTGCTGAAAGTTTATGGGCTGTCGCTCTCGGAATTCTTTTCGGAACCGGAAAAACCTGATGAACCGCAGGTGGTTATTAATCAGGAAGACCTTATCGAAATAGGCAGTCAGGGGGTTTCGATGAAGCTGGTTCATAACGGAAATCCGAACCGTACGCTGGCGATGATTTTTGAAACTTACCAGCCTGGAACCACGACCGGAGAGAGGATCAAACACCAGGGTGAGGAGATCGGTACGATACTGGAAGGTGAAATATTGTTGACCATTAATGGCCAGCAATATCACCTGGTTGCGGGGCAGAGCTATGCCATCAATACCGGCATACCGCACAGCTTCAGCAACACCTCGGCAGGCATCTGCCGCATTATCAGTGCCCACACTCCCACCACGTTCTAA
- the puuD gene encoding gamma-glutamyl-gamma-aminobutyrate hydrolase, translating to MENIMNKPVIGVVMCRNRLKGHETQTLQEKYLNAIINAGGLPIALPHALAEPELLTALLPTLDGIYLPGSPSNVQPHLYGENGDEPDADPGRDLLSMALIAAALERRIPIFAICRGLQELVVATGGMLYRRLFEQNDLLEHREDPELPVELQYAPSHEVQVQEGGLLSQLIPGCNTFWVNSLHGQGARTLGPRLRVEARSTDGLVEAVSVHDHPFALGVQWHPEWNSSEYALSRMLFEGFITACQSHIAEKQRL from the coding sequence ATGGAAAATATAATGAACAAGCCAGTTATTGGCGTGGTGATGTGTAGAAACAGGCTTAAGGGTCATGAGACCCAGACCCTGCAAGAAAAGTACCTGAATGCCATTATTAACGCGGGGGGTTTACCGATTGCCTTACCGCATGCGCTGGCAGAACCAGAGCTGCTCACCGCTCTGCTGCCCACCCTGGACGGGATTTACCTGCCGGGCAGCCCAAGTAACGTGCAGCCGCACCTTTATGGTGAAAACGGCGATGAGCCTGACGCCGATCCCGGGCGAGATCTTCTGAGTATGGCGCTGATTGCCGCCGCGCTCGAAAGGCGCATCCCCATTTTCGCCATCTGCCGGGGGCTGCAGGAACTCGTTGTTGCAACGGGGGGGATGCTGTATCGCCGCCTGTTCGAGCAGAACGACCTGCTCGAGCACCGGGAAGATCCTGAACTGCCGGTTGAGCTACAATACGCCCCGTCTCATGAAGTTCAGGTTCAGGAGGGAGGACTGCTGTCTCAATTAATACCAGGCTGTAACACATTTTGGGTAAACTCGTTACACGGGCAAGGTGCACGAACGTTAGGACCACGGCTTCGCGTGGAGGCCCGCTCGACGGATGGGCTGGTCGAGGCGGTCAGCGTTCATGACCACCCTTTTGCCCTCGGCGTGCAATGGCACCCCGAATGGAACAGCAGCGAGTACGCCCTGTCCCGTATGTTGTTTGAAGGTTTTATCACCGCCTGTCAAAGCCACATTGCCGAGAAGCAACGGCTTTGA